The Vitis riparia cultivar Riparia Gloire de Montpellier isolate 1030 chromosome 10, EGFV_Vit.rip_1.0, whole genome shotgun sequence genome includes a region encoding these proteins:
- the LOC117923954 gene encoding nicotinamidase 2-like, protein MAMASCRGSYKEYDIRKRNPNPKTSVLLVIDMQNYFSSIAKPIIPAITATIALCRRASIPVIFTRHSHKSPADHAMLGEWWGGDLILDGTTEAELMSEIGRMPTDKVVEKTTYSAFRGTRLEEYLAERGVEEVIVSGVMTNLCCETTAREAFVRGFRVFFSTDATATATPEMHEATLMNMAYGFAYLVDCDRLDKGLFGN, encoded by the coding sequence ATGGCTATGGCGTCCTGCCGTGGTTCATACAAGGAATACGACATCAGAAAACGGAACCCAAACCCTAAAACTTCGGTTCTCTTAGTAATCGATATGCAGAATTACTTCTCCTCCATAGCCAAACCCATAATCCCCGCCATCACCGCCACTATCGCCCTCTGCCGACGAGCCTCCATTCCAGTAATCTTCACGCGCCACTCCCACAAGTCCCCCGCCGACCACGCCATGCTCGGCGAGTGGTGGGGCGGCGACCTCATTCTGGACGGGACGACAGAGGCCGAGCTGATGTCGGAGATCGGGCGGATGCCCACCGACAAGGTGGTGGAGAAGACCACGTACAGCGCGTTCAGGGGCACGCGCCTCGAGGAGTACTTGGCGGAGAGGGGCGTGGAGGAGGTCATCGTGTCGGGGGTGATGACGAACCTGTGCTGCGAGACGACGGCGCGTGAAGCGTTTGTGAGGGGCTTTAGGGTGTTCTTCTCCACGGACGCCACGGCGACGGCGACGCCAGAGATGCATGAGGCGACGCTGATGAATATGGCTTATGGATTTGCGTATCTGGTGGACTGTGATCGCCTGGACAAGGGCCTGTTTGGGAATTAg